The sequence GCTGAAGAAATGGGATTCAAAAGCCAATTTGTTAATCAAGACGTAATGATACAGGTTTTAGATAAGATACATGAATATGCCAATAAAGGTAATATCCTATGTAGTTGTGGTGACCCTGATCTTTCATTGAGGCTAATGAGCAATGGTATTTTATTGACATGTGAAAGGTGTTATGATAGTATTACAATCAATGCAAGGAATATTCAAGACCTTCTTGCATTAGTTGATAAAGGATATGTGCAGCTCATATCCGGAAAAAATCAAAGGACTAAGTGAAGTGGAGGATTTGTTATGTTGGTTTCGGGCAAAGAAATACTTCAAAAAGCAAATGAGGGTGGTTATGCTGTAGGAGCATTTAACACCAGCAATCTGGAAATTACTCAGGCTATAATCGAAGCCGCAGAGGAAGAAAAAGCACCTGTCATAATACAGGTGAGTATGAGTGCTATCAAATATGCTGGCATTGAAAACATCGCTGCTATTGTTATTACGGCTGCGAAAAATGCCAGTGTTCCAGTGGCATTGCATTTAGATCATGGTACTGACTTTAATGTTGTGATGCAGTGCTTGAGAAATGGATGGACTTCTATTATGTTTGATGGTTCTAAATATCCTTTTGAAGAAAATGTAGCTATAACAAAAAATATTGTAAATATTGCTCATCCTATGGGAGTATCTGTAGAAGCAGAATTGGGCAAGATCGGAGGGACAGAAGACCATATTACTGTTGACGAGAGAGAAGCTACTATGACGGATCCGGATGAGGCAGTGAGATTTGTAGAGCAAACCGGTGTTGACTACCTGGCGATAGCTATAGGAACTGCTCATGGAGTATACAAAGGAGAACCCAAACTCGACTTTGACAGATTGCAAAAGATTAAGTCTCTTTTAAAAATGCCTATAGTTTTGCACGGCGCATCGGGTGTCCCTGAGGAGTCGATTGTTAAAGCCGTAAAGTTGGGTGTAAATAAAATAAATATTGATACCGATTTAAGACAGGCGTTTGATTCAGCGATTAGAAGTTACTTAAACGAAAATCCCAATCAATATGATCCAAGAAAGATATTGGCGGCTCCAAGGGAGGCTATGAAGAAAGTCGTAGCTCAAAAGATAAGGATGTTTGGAAGTTCTGGAAAGGCTTGAGGCATTAAAAAGGTAGAGGATGGCTTTAATGGCCATCCTTTTTCTATGAAAGGTTGTTTGATAAATTATAAACTAACATTGACTTTTTACAGGATAAGAATAAAATAAATGTGGAAAGTTTATTTGGAGAAAGATTGTATACAGTACACAAATTTTTTGAAAATTGAAGGTGGGTGAAAGAATTTATGCAGGCAGGTTTGTTTATAAATATTTTGTTACCGTTTGCTATTGCCTCGATAATTTATTTTGTTAAAAACGTCAAAGTGAGGAATATACTCATTATCGTCACTGCAGGATTGGTCATCATGAGTTCTGTGTATATATGGTTTGAGAAACCTGGGAGAATACCAGCAGGCTCGATAATAGGGGTACCTTTAGATAAGATAATTGAAGTTATGGATTTTTTGCTGGGATTATATATCCTGTATATTTCTATATCGTTAAAAAAATGGTATCTTGTTATGCTTTCTCTGGCGCAGGTTATACCGATGCTGATTTTTGAAGTAATTATTGGACCAAATTTGGAAGTAAAAGATGCCTTGTATATAGATAACCTTTCTATGGTATTAAACCTTATTGTATCGATTATAGGTACATTAATATGGGTGTTTTCTATAAGATATATGGCAGAAGATGAAGAGCACAAGAAGATATATCCATCGAGGCAAAATAGGTTTTTCTTTGTATTAATACTATTTATAGGTGCGATGAATGGATTGGTATTGTCAAATAGCCTTACTTGGGTGTACTTTTTCTGGGAAATAACTACTTTGAGCTCGTTTTTGCTGATAGGACATGATAAGACAAAAGATGCTATAAATTCTGCTATCAGGGCTTTGCTTTTAAACAGCTTTGGTGGAGTAGCTTTTGTGGCCGCGATTATAATCGCATATTATGAATATGGTACTCTTGACATCCAGAAGATTGTCGCATTGAGGCCTTCAGGCTTATTATTGGAGCCTATTGTGTTATTGTGCTTGGCGGCGTTTACTAAATCAGCCCAGATACCCTTTCAAAGCTGGCTTTTAGGTGCTATGGTGGCTCCCACTCCTGTGTCTGCATTGCTTCATTCTAGCACTATGGTAAAAGCGGGTGTTTATTTGATATTGCGTCTGGCTCCTGCTTTCAGGGATACGTGGGTTAGCGACATGGTAGCCATATTTGGTGCCTTTACTTTTGTAGTTGCATCGCTTTTTGCTATCGGACAGTCCAATGCAAAGCGTATTCTGGCGTATTCTACCATATCAAACTTAGGTCTGATAATAGCAGCTGCAGGTATAAATACACCTGCTTCAATAGCGGCTGGAATACTGCTTATTATATTTCATGCTATATCAAAAGCTCTTTTATTCCTATGTGTGGGAACAATTGAGCATCATATAGGTAGTAGGGATATAGAAAATATGCGTGGACTTTTTACAAAAATGCCCTATACCACTGTATTGACGGTAATCGGTTTGGTGACGATGCTTTTGCCACCTTTTGGGGTCTTGCTCAGCAAGTGGTTGGTCATTGAAACCGCTTCAAGCAATCCTCTACTGGTTTTACTTATAGCTATAGGTAGTGCTTTGACTGTTATGTATTATACCCGGTGGATCGGTATACTGTTAACTGGTACAGCATCTCAGGATAAAGTAGAAAAGGAAACTGAGCCTCCATCTATCAGTGTACCGCTGACATTATTAGCTATAGGTTCTGTCCTTATAAGCTTATTTGTCACTAATGTATTTAATGTAATGGTGGCACCAGAAGTGATATCATATTATAAAAGAATAGGTATAAAGGCATCTGAAGGTATGCTATCAATGTCCATAGGTGCTTTTAACCTGTTCCCTGTATTTTTAGCGATGGGCGTTGCCATGGTTTTAGGCTTGATATTTTTTAGAAAGAGTAACGTTAGCGCGACACCATATATGTGTGGAGAAACAATTAAAGACTATAAGTATGCTAAGATAAATAATGAACTTCAAACAGTAGAGGAGATTGTGGTTAGAAATTATTATTTTGAGGATTTAGTCTCTGAGCGTAAATTAGTGAAATGGGTGAATGCTATAGCTATAATATTAATTTTGATGATATTTGGAGTGATGATATTATGATAATACTTAAAATCATTTTTGCGTTAATAGTGTTGCCTATTGTGGGGGGCCTTATCGTAGGTATAGATAGGAAGCTTACAGCGAGATTGCAGGGCCGCTTTGGGCCACCTGTATTACAGCCTTTTTATGACTTCATAAAATTGATAGGAAAGGAAAGACAGCTTGTTAATGGGTTTCAAGCTTTAAGTGTGTTTATATATTTTGTTTCGTCAGCTTTAAGTCTTTTACTTTTTGTACTGAGGCAGGACCTCTTGATGATTATCTTTGTTATGTCTATCGGAGCTGTGTTTTTGGTGGTTGGTGCACTATCTGTTAAGTCACCATATAGTCAGGTGGGCAGCCAGCGGGAATTGTTGCAAATGATGGCATACGAACCCCTTTTAATACTTGTGATCGTCAGTATGTATCTTGTTACTGGAAGTTTCAGCATAAGAGCTATAGCAAATTATCCTGTACCGCTTTTTTTTAAGTTGCCACTTATATTTTTGGTTATGAGTATTGTTCTGGGTATAAAAATGAGAAAGTCACCTTTTGATATATCGGCTTCAGAACATGCTCATCAAGAAATAGTAAGGGGTGTGCTGACCGATTATTCAGGTATGTATCTGGCATTGATAGAAGCTGCCCATTGGTATGATCTTGTGTTACTTTTAGGGATAATAATGCTGTTTTTTGCTAATAACTGGTTAGTAGGAGCTGCTATTGCTTTAATATATGTGATATTTGAGATATTTATTGACAATGTTACGGCAAGGCTGACTGTAAAATGGATGATGCAATTTACCTGGATTGTTGGACTGGCATTGGCTGTAGTAAATATAGCATGGCTGTATTTTGTAAGGTAAGGAGGTGTGATTATGGGATTGTTAGATAAAGCCAGGAAGTTATCGCCATGGCTTATTCATTATGATTGTGGCAGTTGCAATGGCTGTGATATAGAACTACTGGCGTGCCTTACTCCGTTATACGATGTGGAGAGGTTTGGCATCGTGAATGTAGGCAATCCAAAGCAAGCTGATATATTGGTTGTGACGGGAACTGTAAATCAACAGAATAAGCACGTGTTAAAAAATATTTATGAACAGATGCCTGATCCTAAAGTAGTGGTAGCCATTGGTGTATGTGCTTGCACAGGAGGTATTTTTAGG is a genomic window of Caldanaerobius fijiensis DSM 17918 containing:
- a CDS encoding class II fructose-1,6-bisphosphate aldolase yields the protein MLVSGKEILQKANEGGYAVGAFNTSNLEITQAIIEAAEEEKAPVIIQVSMSAIKYAGIENIAAIVITAAKNASVPVALHLDHGTDFNVVMQCLRNGWTSIMFDGSKYPFEENVAITKNIVNIAHPMGVSVEAELGKIGGTEDHITVDEREATMTDPDEAVRFVEQTGVDYLAIAIGTAHGVYKGEPKLDFDRLQKIKSLLKMPIVLHGASGVPEESIVKAVKLGVNKINIDTDLRQAFDSAIRSYLNENPNQYDPRKILAAPREAMKKVVAQKIRMFGSSGKA
- a CDS encoding NADH-quinone oxidoreductase subunit 5 family protein; the protein is MQAGLFINILLPFAIASIIYFVKNVKVRNILIIVTAGLVIMSSVYIWFEKPGRIPAGSIIGVPLDKIIEVMDFLLGLYILYISISLKKWYLVMLSLAQVIPMLIFEVIIGPNLEVKDALYIDNLSMVLNLIVSIIGTLIWVFSIRYMAEDEEHKKIYPSRQNRFFFVLILFIGAMNGLVLSNSLTWVYFFWEITTLSSFLLIGHDKTKDAINSAIRALLLNSFGGVAFVAAIIIAYYEYGTLDIQKIVALRPSGLLLEPIVLLCLAAFTKSAQIPFQSWLLGAMVAPTPVSALLHSSTMVKAGVYLILRLAPAFRDTWVSDMVAIFGAFTFVVASLFAIGQSNAKRILAYSTISNLGLIIAAAGINTPASIAAGILLIIFHAISKALLFLCVGTIEHHIGSRDIENMRGLFTKMPYTTVLTVIGLVTMLLPPFGVLLSKWLVIETASSNPLLVLLIAIGSALTVMYYTRWIGILLTGTASQDKVEKETEPPSISVPLTLLAIGSVLISLFVTNVFNVMVAPEVISYYKRIGIKASEGMLSMSIGAFNLFPVFLAMGVAMVLGLIFFRKSNVSATPYMCGETIKDYKYAKINNELQTVEEIVVRNYYFEDLVSERKLVKWVNAIAIILILMIFGVMIL
- a CDS encoding respiratory chain complex I subunit 1 family protein, which codes for MIILKIIFALIVLPIVGGLIVGIDRKLTARLQGRFGPPVLQPFYDFIKLIGKERQLVNGFQALSVFIYFVSSALSLLLFVLRQDLLMIIFVMSIGAVFLVVGALSVKSPYSQVGSQRELLQMMAYEPLLILVIVSMYLVTGSFSIRAIANYPVPLFFKLPLIFLVMSIVLGIKMRKSPFDISASEHAHQEIVRGVLTDYSGMYLALIEAAHWYDLVLLLGIIMLFFANNWLVGAAIALIYVIFEIFIDNVTARLTVKWMMQFTWIVGLALAVVNIAWLYFVR
- a CDS encoding NADH-quinone oxidoreductase subunit B family protein yields the protein MGLLDKARKLSPWLIHYDCGSCNGCDIELLACLTPLYDVERFGIVNVGNPKQADILVVTGTVNQQNKHVLKNIYEQMPDPKVVVAIGVCACTGGIFRDCYNVLGGIDKVIPVDVYIPGCPARPEQILKGIELAIDKLAEKRNNIREEKKDVV